The Solanum lycopersicum chromosome 2, SLM_r2.1 DNA window AAATGCCTAAGAGCAAAATGATTTATGTTAGCCTGTAGTGTTGGCTAATCTAACGTGCCAAACTTTTGATCACGTCCCAAGAGAACCAGCTGAGTACTCATACTCAAAGCTTATCTCGTATCCTAGTAGCTAGTGATTTTTACTATAATGTTATTATAAGCCAAGTTATATTCTCAACTATAGTTGTTCCTTTTTTTCTTGGAGAATGGTTATGCTAATTTAAGTCTTAAAGGTGTAGCTTTGGGCGAGGCAATGGATAGAAATGGATCATCTGATGAAGAGGTTGACGTGAATAACAGTTTCATCGACCCCCAGGCTGAGGATAGAGAGCTCAAAGGTCAATTGTTGCGTAAGTACAGCGGTTACTTGGGAAGCCTTAAGCAGGAGTTcatgaagaagaggaagaaaggCAAGCTGCCTAAGGAAGCAAGGCAACAATTGGTGGATTGGTGGCTTAGACATATTAAATGGCCATATCCATCGGTATGATCCTCCTTCATTCCTATTAATAACTTCACTTCTTGACTCTATACACTCTGTTAATTTCACCTTATGTCCCTTAGTAATCCATACAAAAAGAATGAcactcttaaattttaaaacataatgtTACGGGTGCACGAAGTTTTCGCTTGGTCTTCATTCTGAATTAAAGCTAATATCACTtaaattagaaaagtaaaaGTATTGCTTTTCTAAATTGTTAAATAAATCAGTCCTTAGCTCAATATCTACATATTAATTCTACTCTACTAGGATGATCACTTCATTGTAAGACCATATATTGTTTTTCGCTTGCCTTATCAGACAAGGTTGTGATGTGTGTCCATCTTATATACAATAATGACAATGCATAGTTATTTTACGCGGTCAAGTTACATTGCGCGATTCTTGGTTTACAGGAATCTCAGAAGCTTGCACTAGCTGAATCAACGGGATTGGACCAGAAGCAAATAAACAACTGGTTTATCAATCAAAGAAAGAGGCATTGGAAACCATCAGAAGATATGCAGTTTGTTGTGATGGATGCTGCTCATCCACATTACTATATGGATAATGTTCTTGCTAACCATTTCCCAATGGATATGACACCCTCTCTCCTCTGAATTAAGATTTGTCATTATTAGTATCAAGGATGTTTAATTAATTTGCATATTACTTGTGTGCATGTAGTAGTACAAGGTATTGTGACACAATCAACTTTTTATTAGACCAAATATATAAAGTGCTTGTAATAGATCTTTCTATTATCATCTTTAATTATAGAATTAAATAGTTTGTACTTGCTAGTTTTATCTTTTCGAGAATACTGCCTGCGAGCCAGCGTCCAAAAGCCATAATTCACTTGTTGTATTGTACTTTGCGCGGCATTTACTGATTTCTTCATTGGATATTTCTGACTAAAATTGTAGACTTTACAAAGCTAAATAAATTGGGGATATATTCAgtacttttttttcttgaagtGCATGTAAAATTTGTAAGTCCAATCAGAAAAACAAAATATCCAATGTTATTTTGCAAGTCAAAACTTAATATACCATACATAAATGTACGTAAgaatttgtttaaatttgagtcatacaatatttttttttgccaataaaaataatattgttcttcttatttttacaattcaatacataattaaacatcaaaatatactctaaacaaatttaaatttacatttatgtaaaataacaaggacaacttttacatatagcaaacacaaaattcatatttttatgctatagcaaagtttgtataattgcactctataacaaatatatatatgtataattcgctatatatatacaattgaatcgaattgtataaaacgagaaaaagagaaattatatacaatttgaattggTATAAACcgagaaagacaaaaaaaacttAGTCATTCCGGTCCAGTTCATCCCATTCCATTGCGATCCATTCTGATTTCATCCCGGTAAATAGTGAGACCGGACGGAACCAAATATCCATCCCAATAATTTCAATCCGGTTCATCCCGATACCGATCAACAAATCGATCAATTCGTTCTATTCCGATCCGATACCAATTTGTTCCGATTCATTACACAATCTTAATGACAATCATCTAACAAATTCGTTTTACAATAATTAAAGACCCAaccaaataataatatgatgaaACTAAGAAAAGCCCGACCCATATTTGAAATGAAGCCTATTTGGGGAGGTAAGGGGTTgaattttacttgtttattaattttaattttcattaaatttgtaTCGcgcattattttcattatatttttgtcttttctttctttccaaaagaATAAAAGGAGGAATATGCAATGTATTCTATTACTTTATTAGATAAATCAATTAATAGATGAGTGAAATCATTGCAGGGTATGTAGCCTTTTTTGGGGTAATTGACTTTAGGCCATCATAATTTAATCTCACCTTGGTGTAATaacttactttattttatttttataataataaagttataattatttctattattataataataagttaCAAATACAAAACAGTAAGAGTGTTTGGTATGaagcaaaatatttatttttaaattttttcatatttgattggattacatatttttaaaatcatcattttccttaaatttaaggaaagtgactttccttcaaaatttaagaaaaaatattttttaaaattctcttCCAACCTCCCTCATACCCACCCCTCACCAGTCCCCCCAACCACCCTATCAGCCTCCAACCCACCCTCGTACCAGCTCCCCGTACGCCTAggaaaataagtttattttttaaaaaatattttttaacttcaaaatttcatttttaatcccTACCCTCGACACGTCCCCCCACCCTcccaaattccaaaaaaaaattaattaagtttgttatttaaaaatattttcaacttaaaaaatatattttttcacccctacaCCTCGACCCATCCACCCATCCCTACCAGCTCCCCCCCCCCTCccgccaaaaaaaaaaattaaaaaatttgagtttattttttaaaaaata harbors:
- the T6 gene encoding homeobox protein knotted-1-like LET6 isoform X3; the protein is MSFHWEETSSNNILFLPFMDNNNNNPQEDNNSSSSSIKSKIMAHPHYHRLLTAYLNCQKIGAPPEVVARLEEICATSATMGRSSSSSGGGIIGEDPALDQFMEAYCEMLTKYEQELSKPFKEAMVFLSRIECQFKALTLAPNSSHESALGEAMDRNGSSDEEVDVNNSFIDPQAEDRELKGQLLRKYSGYLGSLKQEFMKKRKKGKLPKEARQQLVDWWLRHIKWPYPSESQKLALAESTGLDQKQINNWFINQRKRHWKPSEDMQFVVMDAAHPHYYMDNVLANHFPMDMTPSLL
- the T6 gene encoding homeobox protein knotted-1-like LET6 isoform X2 — its product is MSFHWEETSSNNILFLPFMDNNNNNPQEDNNSSSSSIKSKIMAHPHYHRLLTAYLNCQKIGAPPEVVARLEEICATSATMGRSSSSSGGGIIGEDPALDQFMEAYCEMLTKYEQELSKPFKEAMVFLSRIECQFKALTLAPNSSHESGVALGEAMDRNGSSDEEVDVNNSFIDPQAEDRELKGQLLRKYSGYLGSLKQEFMKKRKKGKLPKEARQQLVDWWLRHIKWPYPSESQKLALAESTGLDQKQINNWFINQRKRHWKPSEDMQFVVMDAAHPHYYMDNVLANHFPMDMTPSLL